The following are from one region of the Noviherbaspirillum sedimenti genome:
- the lspA gene encoding signal peptidase II: MAKKSGFSTSGGNSLMPWMGIATIVLLLDQLSKITITRLFSYGESVAVTSFFNLVLVYNKGAAFSFLANQGGWQRWFFTALGIGAALFIVHLLRRHAGQRMFCWALALILGGAIGNVIDRIAYGHVIDFLDFHVGGWHWPAFNVADSAICIGAVLFVLDELRRVKK; the protein is encoded by the coding sequence ATGGCAAAAAAAAGCGGTTTCTCCACAAGCGGCGGCAATTCCCTCATGCCCTGGATGGGCATTGCCACCATTGTCCTGCTGCTGGACCAGCTCTCCAAGATCACCATCACGCGGCTGTTTTCCTATGGCGAATCGGTGGCGGTGACATCCTTCTTCAACCTGGTGCTGGTGTATAACAAGGGAGCGGCCTTCAGCTTCCTTGCCAACCAGGGCGGCTGGCAGCGCTGGTTCTTCACGGCACTCGGCATCGGCGCCGCGCTGTTCATCGTCCACCTGCTCAGGCGCCATGCCGGCCAACGCATGTTCTGCTGGGCACTGGCTTTGATTCTGGGCGGCGCCATCGGCAACGTGATCGACCGCATCGCCTATGGCCATGTGATCGACTTCCTCGACTTCCACGTCGGCGGCTGGCACTGGCCGGCCTTCAACGTGGCCGACAGCGCAATCTGCATCGGCGCGGTGCTGTTCGTGCTCGACGAGTTGCGACGAGTGAAAAAATAA
- the coaBC gene encoding bifunctional phosphopantothenoylcysteine decarboxylase/phosphopantothenate--cysteine ligase CoaBC, with the protein MELAGKKIVLGLSGGIACYKAAELARTLGKAGASVQVAMTDAATHFITTVTMQALTGKPVYTDQWDGRIANNMAHIDLSREADAIVIAPCSADFLFKLAHGACDDLLSTLCLARPTGLPLLVAPAMNVEMWQNPATQRNVARLKDDGILVLGPDAGAQACGETGMGRMLEPEQLFEEIVAAFQPKLLAGKRVLLTAGPTFEPIDPVRGITNLSSGKMGFAIARAAREAGAQVTLVAGPTALPTPYGVSRIDVQTAQQMHDAVLAQVGDKDIFVAVAAVADWRVVGASEQKLKKTAAGAPPQLQLEPNPDILATVAALPNRPYCVGFAAESENLAQYGEEKRQRKNVPLLIGNIGHQTFGRDDNELILFEDSGQTTLARATKQELARQLVAAIARRI; encoded by the coding sequence ATGGAACTCGCTGGAAAAAAAATCGTCCTGGGCCTCTCCGGCGGCATCGCCTGCTACAAGGCCGCTGAACTGGCACGCACCCTGGGCAAGGCTGGCGCCTCGGTGCAGGTGGCGATGACCGACGCTGCCACCCACTTCATCACCACCGTGACCATGCAGGCGCTGACCGGCAAGCCGGTCTATACCGACCAGTGGGATGGGCGCATCGCCAACAACATGGCGCACATCGATCTCTCGCGCGAGGCCGATGCCATCGTGATCGCGCCCTGTTCGGCCGACTTCCTGTTCAAGCTGGCGCACGGCGCCTGCGACGACCTGCTGTCCACCCTGTGCCTGGCGCGCCCGACCGGCCTGCCGCTGCTGGTGGCGCCGGCGATGAATGTCGAGATGTGGCAAAACCCGGCGACGCAACGCAATGTCGCCCGCCTGAAAGACGACGGCATCCTGGTGCTGGGGCCGGACGCCGGCGCGCAAGCCTGCGGCGAAACCGGCATGGGGCGCATGCTCGAACCCGAACAATTGTTCGAAGAAATAGTGGCCGCATTCCAGCCCAAGCTGTTGGCTGGCAAGCGCGTGCTGCTGACCGCCGGCCCGACCTTCGAGCCGATCGACCCGGTGCGCGGCATCACCAACCTGTCCTCGGGCAAGATGGGATTTGCGATTGCCCGCGCCGCCCGCGAAGCCGGTGCGCAAGTCACCCTGGTAGCCGGGCCCACCGCGCTGCCGACGCCCTATGGCGTATCGCGCATCGATGTGCAAACCGCGCAGCAGATGCATGACGCGGTGCTGGCGCAGGTCGGCGACAAGGATATCTTCGTTGCCGTGGCCGCGGTAGCCGACTGGCGGGTGGTCGGCGCCAGCGAGCAAAAGCTGAAAAAAACTGCGGCCGGCGCTCCGCCGCAACTGCAGCTCGAACCCAACCCCGACATCCTGGCCACGGTGGCCGCCTTGCCCAACCGGCCCTATTGCGTCGGGTTTGCCGCCGAGTCCGAGAACCTGGCACAGTATGGCGAAGAAAAGCGCCAGCGCAAGAACGTCCCGCTATTGATCGGCAACATCGGCCACCAGACTTTCGGCCGCGACGACAATGAGCTGATTTTGTTCGAAGACAGCGGGCAAACCACGCTGGCGCGCGCGACCAAGCAGGAGTTGGCGCGCCAACTCGTCGCCGCGATTGCGCGGCGCATCTGA
- the dut gene encoding dUTP diphosphatase, translating into MKIIDVKILDPRMQEQLPAYATGGSAGLDLRACIDAPLTIKPGETQLIPTGLAIHIGDPGYAAMILPRSGLGHKHGIVLGNLVGLIDSDYQGQLMVSTWNRGQSEFVLNPMERLAQLVIVPVLQVGFNVVEEFDSSERGAGGFGSTGKH; encoded by the coding sequence ATGAAAATCATCGACGTCAAGATTCTCGACCCGCGCATGCAAGAGCAGCTGCCCGCCTATGCCACCGGCGGCAGCGCCGGGCTCGACCTGCGCGCCTGCATCGATGCACCGCTGACAATCAAACCGGGTGAAACCCAGCTGATCCCGACCGGCCTCGCAATCCATATCGGCGACCCCGGCTATGCGGCGATGATCCTGCCGCGCAGCGGCCTGGGCCACAAGCATGGCATCGTGCTGGGCAACCTGGTCGGCCTGATCGACTCCGACTACCAGGGCCAGCTGATGGTGTCGACCTGGAACCGCGGCCAGAGCGAATTCGTCCTCAACCCGATGGAGCGGCTGGCGCAACTGGTGATCGTGCCGGTGCTGCAGGTCGGTTTCAATGTGGTCGAGGAATTCGACAGCAGCGAACGCGGCGCCGGCGGCTTCGGCAGCACCGGCAAACA